The nucleotide sequence GCACCACGCGCGGGACGAAGCCCTCGATGAGCCCGCGCGGTACCGGCACGAGCATACAGAACGGGTCGCCCTGCTCGAACCGGACCCACTCGCACACGCGCGTCATTTTCCAGTTCATCGTGAACGTGGACGCGAGCCAGTCCGTTTCCACGACGCCTTCGAGCGGCTGGACGCCGTCCTTGATCCAGTTCGCCGGCCCCTTCACCCACAGGTTGATTCCCGGGGGCGTGCGGAACAAAAACGGGATCGTGAACGTGATGACGCCGCTCCCGAAGTGACTCACGATGCGGTTGTCGGGGCGGTCGAAGCGCAATTCCAGGTCGCCCTTCCCCGGCCCCCCGTACCAGTACGCCTCGAACCCGACCGGGCTTCGCAGCACCCACCCGCACTGGTTGGCGATGACCAGCGGCAGGCACCGGTACGGGTGCCGCTGGTGCGCGCCGTCCATCCAGTCGCGCGGGATCGGCGCCGGCTCCGGGAACACGTCCGCCGGCTGGTTCGGGTGCAGCGAATAGGCGATCAGTTCGTTCGCGTTCTCTGGCATGGGTCCATCCTGAAACAGCGTGGAGCGCGGAACGCGGAGTCGGAGTGAAGACAAAAGCGTTCAGCGCCTCCGTCTTCACTCCGCGCTCCGCGTTCCGTGCTCCGCGTTTCTTACGTCCGCCCGTTGTCGTTTACCGAGCACATGAAGGGTTCGTTCGGGCGCTCGTAGGTGCGCCCGTCCGTGTCGCCGACCGCGTGTTTGCGGAGCGAGAGCTGGTACATTTGCTCCCCGGCCGGGGTCGGGTAGTCGCCCGTGATGCACGCCCGGCACAGGGTCGATGTGGGCAGGTCGATGCACCGCGCGACCGCGTCCACCGGGAGGTAGAACAGCGAGTCCGCGCCCAGCGATTTCGCCATCGCGTCCTGTTCGGCGACCGTCGGCACCTTACCCGCCATGAACTTCGGCGCGAACAGCTCTTTCACGGTGCTCATGTCGATGCCGTAGAAGCACGGCGACAGGATCGGCGGGCACGCGACGCGCACGTGGATCTCGGCCGCGCCGCCCTGGTCCCGCAAGTGCTTGAGCAGGCTCTGCAGGGTCGTGCTGCGGACGATCGAGTCCTCGACGAGCAGCACCTTCTTGCCGTGCAGCACCTCGCGCAGCGGCGTGAACTTGAGCCGCACCTTGTCCGCGCGGTTCCCGCCCTCGATAAACGTGCGGCCGATGTACCGGTTGCGGATCAGCCCTTCCACGCTCGGAATGCCGAGCGAAAACGCCATCGCGTCGGCCGCGGCCTTGCCGGTGTCCGGGACCGGCACGACCACCGTTTCGGACGGGTCGAGCGGGACGCGGTTCAGCTCGCGCTCCTGCTTGGCGAGTTCGTGCCCCAACCGCGCGCGGCTCAGGTACACGCTCCGCTCGTCGAGCGTGCTGGCCACGTTCGCGAAGTAGATCCACTCGAAGAAGCAGTGCGCGGTGCGCTTGCTCTCCGCGAACCGGTGGACGCTCAGTTCCCCGTTCTGGATGAGGATCAGCTCCCCGGGCGCCAGCGACTTGATGCTCGCCTGGCGGAACCCGAGGTTCTGGAGCGCGACGCTCTCGCTGGCGGCCCCGAACATCGGGCCGTCCTGCGCGTACACCAGCGGGCGGATGCCGACCGGGTCGCGGAGCACCACCATGTCGCCCATCGCGTTCAGGAACGTCAGGTTGTACGCCCCGTCGAACTTGGTCGCGAGCCGGCGGAACACGTCCACGAGGTCGGGGCGCTGGCCGCCCCGCATCTCGTGGGCGATGTAGTGCATGATGACTTCGGTGTCGTTGTCCCGCGTGAGGTGGTAGTCGTGGTTCTGGAGGAGCTGGGTGCGGAGCTCGGCGAAGTTGGTGAGTTGGCCGTTGAACGCGAACGCGAACCACTTCCATTTACACCCGTCCCGCCGCTCGAACGGCTGGGCGTAACTGCGGGTCTGGCCCCCGCAGGTGGCGTACCGGGTGTGCCCGATCGCGGCCCGGCCCGCGTAGTCCTCCATGATGGAGGCGTACTTGGCCGGTTCGTTGATCCGAAACGCCTCAATGACAGTACCGATGTCCTTGTACGTGTCGATGAGCTTGTCGCGCTCCGGGTTGTAGGTCGCCATCCCGGCTGCGAGTTGCCCGCGGTTCTGGAGGTCGAGGAGCATCCGCGGCATCAGCCGGGACACTTGGTCGGGTGCGCCGGTCCAAACCGGCGACTTGTCCCCGTTCTGGGGAAGGTAATACAACGCCGCCACGCCACATTCGTGGTGCAACTCGTCCATGTCACCGCCGGGTAGAAAAGAAGGGCGGGGCGCGCTGGCCCCTGATTCAGAATATAAGTCGGTGTAGGTTTCGTGAACAATCTCATCCCCGGGCACGTTCGTCGGAATCTCGCGGCACGGGTCACCGTTCCGACCGGTTGCCCGGTTCGCGCCGCGCGGCAGACTCAACAAATTCGAGGGTTACAATGTTCCGAACGATTCTCCCGGCGGCACTATTCGCGCTGCTTACGATCGGCTCGGCCCCACTCACCGCCGAAGACAAAAAAGACAAACCGCGGGCCGATCCGCCCGCCACGCCGCTCGAACTGTCCCTAACCGGTACGACGACGACGTACACCCTCGACCTCGGCGGTCGGACCACGGACGAACTCAAAAACCTGATTGAGTCCGCAGCAAAAACCGGCAAACGGCCACCCGCTGCGCCGGCAGTAGACCTTAGCATCGAAATCAAAAACACGTCCGATAAGCCCGTCACGGTGTGGGTAACTGGTGACCCGGTGGTACTTACCTGTACCCTCCGGGGGAAGGGGGCCTTAAACGTTGCCCCGCCACTGGCGTTCACGGAAGAGTTCCGCATCCCGAAAGGGGTAGAAATTGCGGCCGGCAAGACGCACGTGATTCCGGTGAAAACGCTCGTGAGCGGTTACCGGGGCGCAGCGCACTGGGCGTACTGGCTCGAATCGGGGGAGTACGAATTGACCGCAACGCTCAAGACGGGCATGAACCCGGCCCCGAAAGGCGCAAAGGACGCGAACGACGGCTTCGGCTCGGTGACGCTCACGAGCGCCCCGCTGAAACTCACGGTTGAGGCGAAGAAGTAATTCCAGTTCAGGCGAACGCCGCGTGTCAGCAGCACAAGCGAATAAACTCCGCGCGGCCGTTCTCATTATTTCACTACGCCACCTGCATACACAGGGAGCACGTGTGACTCTCTGAGTGAGTAACAATAGCCGTGAATAGCGCGTCGCGTTCACTCGTGCGTCTTCTTATAATATGATGCATTTTGTTAACATCCTGCAAAGCATAAAGTGCGCGCACACTCGGCTCTTGATTCGCCCTAGACCTGGGCATGGATTTCTCTATTCGGATTAAGCTCGTGAGGCGCAACCAAGAAATTATTAACGAAAACTTCTCGTTAGAACGGCTGTGGTCGTGCGTCTCGGACGATTTTCCGAGTGCATGGCACACGGGTTGCAGATTCCGAAGTGCCGACAAACTCCTCCCCAGTTTAGTCACGTCACCACGTTACCGCCCGATTGAGGCGGGGTACGCCCATTCCACTTCGCTCGTCACAGAGGTTCCACAATGCCGGTTCGTGTTTCGCTCCCGCTTCCCGCTCGCACCGAACAACGCGGGCGGAAGGGGTTCACGCTAATCGAGTTGCTGGTGGTGATCGCCATCATCGCGATCCTCATCGGGCTGCTCCTGCCCGCGGTCCAAAAGGTCCGCGATGCCGCCGCGCGAATGAGCAGTCAGAACAACCTGAAGCAAATGGGCCTCGCGATGCACAACCTCGCGGGCAACCAGTCCGACCAGTTCTGCGCCGGGTGGGGCGGTCTGCGATCCACCACGAGCACCGGCGACCCCGTGCGGCCCTGGACGTGGCACATCCTGCCCTACATCGAGCAGGATAACGCCGCTAAAAACGCCGCAACGACCACGGTCATGAAGACCTACACCGCCCCGAACGACGCCTCGTTCGTCAGCGGGCAGCCGCTCACCAGTTACTCGGGCAACGGCCTGGTTCTGGGGATCGTGAACCCGCTCCTCACCGCCCCGGTCGTTAACACGGGCACCCCGTCGTACACGGCGAAGCTGTACAGCATGAACTCCCCGGGCGACGGCACCTCGAACACCCTTCTGTTCGCAGAGCGGTACGCGGTGACCACGACGGGCAGTGGGACAGTGATGTACAGCGGTGTGACCGGCGCTACGCCGCAGGCCACGCTCACGCACGTGTACGGCCCGCACCTGTGGTTCCCGACCGGCGCGACCCCGTCGCAGGTCGTGTTCCTCCCGCAATTCATCGCGTCCCCGGCCCAACCGTTCCCGTTCCAGAGCAAGCCGGCCAACAACATCGCCGACGACCGCGTGCCGCAGGGCATGTCGTCCGGCACGATGAGCGTCGCCATGTGCGACGGCAGCGTGCGCGGCGTGTCGGCCAGCGTCAGCAACCAGACGTGGACTTTCGTTTGCGACCCGTATGACGGCAACGTCCTCTTGTCGGACTGGTAACGCACCACTTCGTTCGGGCGGTCTTCTGGAGTCGGCCGTTTGATGTGTTTGTTTTTGGTGGGCGGGCCTCTGACCCGACCCACCAAAAAAAGTCCTCAGCGCGGCACGTTGTGCCGCGCCGGACATCGCGAGCAGAGTAAAGCCTATAACTCGTGTGCCGTTCGCGGAGCGCTCGTGCGCACAGTGAGCGCCTCGCCTCGTTCAATCGCCGCACCGCCTTGGACGATTAATTGCGCCGCTCGGCACGGTAATTCTCATCATCATCCTTTCCAAAGCCACGGCAAAAGAAGCAGTGAACGGTGGAGTAGTAAAAGCCGGCCTTTTCGAGGTCCGCGACCACTGAGAACAACGTGGGGGTGCCGAAGGAAAACAACCGGTTCCGAATGGTCACGATGTCGTAGACCACATCTTTGACCATACTCATCCCCTCTAAACGCGACCTTTCCCAGTCTTCAACGCTCCTCTTCTGCAGCAACCGCTTGCTCTCCGCGTGGTTCTTCTCGACGTCCTTCTCCCGGGCTCTACGGTGAACGCCCGTCTGGATCTTTCCATAGGTTTCATTCGCGCCGCTGTGGGAGCCCTGATACTTTGTCAGTTTGTAATCCTGTTTGGCCTGACCGGGGCCGAACAGCTCTTTCACTTTCAGTTGGCGCGTGGCGGACAACATCAACGATGACCCGGAGATGTTGCTCCCGTGCGGGCAGTAGTACGCGAGGTAGACGTGCTTCGGCGCGCCGGCACCGGACGTGATCAGGGACGTCTCGCCGTGGGCACTAATCATACACGCACGACTGCGATCGGGCTGCGGCTTCTGCCCGCCCGGTGTCCAGACGTAGATCCACGACCCGACTTCGATGGGTGCGTACTCGACGTCACCGCGAAGAATGTCCTTTTTGCTCACCTGAAGGGCTCCGAAAGCAGGGAATATGGGCAATTCCGACGGATCGATGAACGCGATCGCGCCTTGCGAACATCCCCAGTACGGGACGAGTCGCGTGAATCTAAACCCGGCGGTCACGCTTTTTCCATTCTTTGCCCGCACCAACTCCTATTATCCGCCACGGTCACGAGCCCGGCAAAAGCTGGACAATCTCGACGGTCCAGCGGATACTGGACGCACCCGCCGTGCCCGGAGACTCTCCACATGCGAGCCGCGCTGTTCGTTCTGGTTGCGGGGTTGTTGTTCCCACCCGCCGGCATGCGGGCCGAAGACCCGTCGAAAGGGTGGGAGTTCACGGGCCGGACGCAGACCTCTGCCGTCGATGTGCGCGCGCAGGTGACGGGCCACCTGACCCGGGTCGCGGTCCGGGAAGGGGACGCGGTCGCGAAGGGGGATCTGCTAGTCGAGCTCGACTCACGGCCGTACCGACTCGCCCTGAACGCGGCCCAGGCGCGGTTGAAAGTGGCCGAGGCCAAGTTGCAGGTGTCCAAGATCACGGCCGCCAACGCCAAGAAGTTGCTGGAGAACAAGGTAATCAGCCCGGACGAACTGGGACTGAATACGGCGGCGGAGGCCGCACTCATCGTCGCGAAGGTGGAGGTGGAGCGGGTCGAACTGACCCTGTCGTGGACCCGGGTCACCGCCCCGTTCACCGGCCGGGTGAGCCGCCTTCAAGCCACCGAGGGCGGTCTCGTCACCGCCGACCAGACGCAAATCTTGACGGTCGTGGCCACGGAACCGATGTACGTCTCTTTCAACGTGCCCGAATCGCTCCTTTTGCAACTGCGCCGCGACGGGCTGGCCGAACCGAGTAAGTTGGGCGTGGCGGTCGGGTTCGCGGGCGACCAGGGGTTCCCCCATGAGGCGAAACTCGACCTGATCGCGCCGGAGGTCGACCCGAAGACGGGGACCGCGCGGTTCCGGGCCACGGTCCCGAATCCGAAGGGCCTACTCTCGCCCGGGATGTCCGCCCGCGTCCGCCTCATCCCTCTACCCAAATAGGCGAAGCGGTCAACCTGCCTTTACGCAGCTTGGTCCGGTTTTGGTGCGCTTGTAACGAGACCGCAAGGGAGCGGGAGGCGCATCTCGTTGCTGGTTACTGTTCAACGCACAGGAGGCCCCGCTCCCTTGCCAGTAGTTTCAAGTGATTTGGCAGTGCCGCATGGGAGTTCCTAAGTTCAAGGTTCTCAGGCACTTGAACGGGAGCCTCCCATGCGACGTGGTTACTCTACGATCACCCCGGCGGTGGTCCACGCACTGACGCGCCGAACGTTGGAACGGGCCCTGGGTTGGACCGACTACAAGCGGTCGGTCACGCGCACCCAGTTGCTCGACCTGGTGCTGTTGATCGCGGGCACCACCCGCACGTTGTTCGCGGTAGTGACCCGGTACTTCGGGTTCTCCCACGAGACCGCGCGACAGGCGATGCACGCCAACCGGGGTTCCCGGGACCAACTCACGGCCCGGTTGGTGGATGCCCTTCACCAGGTGGCGGGGTTCACGCGCCGGGACCGGAGGCGCCGGTGGACGTGTGCCATCGATGTGCATTACGTCCCCTTTTATGGGGATCGCAGCACCCCGGGGATCATCGGCGGACCCAAGAAGGCCGGGACCTCGTTCTTTCACGCGTACGCCACCGGGGTACTGATTCACAAGCACCGGCGGTACACCGTGGGGCTGATGAGCGTGACGAAAGGAACCAAGCCGCACCAGCAGGTGCAGACCCTTCTGGACCAGGTGGCGGCCCGCGGGCTCACGGTCCGCGGGGTGGTTCTGGACGCCGGGTTCGACAGCGGGGAGACCCTGTTGCTGTTGCAGGAACGGAACCTGAGCTACACGGTCCCGATGCGCAAGAAGGGCACCGGTACCAACCGCCGCAACGCCAGCTACACCCAACCCCACGGCACCATCACCACCATGGAGTGGGTCACCGAGAAGAGCCGCAAGGCGGTATCGACTCGGGTGCTCGTGTGGCAACGGAAGGGCGAATCGCACGCCCGGGTGTACGCGTTCCGCGGGTGGGGCGATGCGACCGCCGTGTCGGAGGCGAACCGGGCTCGGTTGGGGCGCCGGCGGTACCGAGAGCGGTTCGGGATCGAGACCAGCTATCGGCAGAAGAACCAGGCCCGCGGGTGGACCACCAGCACCAACCCCGAGTACCGGTTGCTGCTCGAGGGCGTGGCCCTGCTGTTGCGCCAGGTGTGGGTGTACCTGACGCTCCGGATCGCTCGGGCACGCGGGCTCGCGCCGACCGCCTGGGTCGCCCAGTTCCCGTTGGCCGAGATGCTCGACTGGCTCACGCAACGGATCCGCTCACGATACCCACGCACACGATGTATTACCCTGCCACACAATACACTTACAACCAACGCAACGCCTTGAAACTACTGTTGCGGTCGCGGCTCGTTATAGCCGTTTCGACGACCCAGAAACGAGACCGAGATCAGAACCGTGCGGACCTCGCTGCCATGCCGCGCGGCTATTTCACGTCGATCACGTAGATGTCGCTGCCGCCGTCGCGCGTGGAAACGAACGCGAGCTTCTTCCCTTCGGGGTGCCACGCGGGTGCGGTGTCTTGCGCCTTGTTTTGTGTCAGGTTGGTAAGTTCTTTGCCATCATCCGTCATCAACCAGATGTCGGAATTCCCGGAGCGATTCGAGGCGAACGCGATCCGCTTACCTCCCGGTTCCCAAACGGGCCACGCATCGAGGAACTCGCCGTCCGTGATGCGCTTCTGGTCGCTCCCGTCCGCGTTCATGACGTGAATCTTCTGTTTGCCGCTGCGCCCGCTCGCGAAGGCGATCTTCGCACCGTCCGGGCTCCAGGCCGGGTGGAGGTCGTAGGCCGGGTCGTTCGTGAGCCGCTTCTCGTTCTTCCCGTCCGCGTCCACAGTGTACAGGTCCGGGTTCTTGTTCCGCGTCGACACCCACAACACTTTCTTGCCGTTCGGACTGAACCGCGGCGACTCCTCGAACGCCCTGTGAGGAATGAGTACCTGGTCGTCGCTGCCGTCGGCCGCGCACACGTTGATTCGCAACTTGCCGTCGGTCCCTTCGAGTTTGTCGTACACGTAGACGATTCGCTTACCGTCGGGCGAAAAGTTTCCGTCAAAGTGCGGTTCGGTGTGGTTCGGCAGGAGGCGTTTCAGCTCGCCGCCGTCGGCGGGCATCAGCCACAGCGCCATCTTGCCCTCGTGGATGCGCGTGAACAGGAGCGTCTTGCCGTCCGGCGACCACTGAAGGTTCTGTTTGAAGCTGCCGTCTTTGGTGAGGCGCACGGGAAGATTTTCACCGCAGAGGGCGCGGAGGGCGCAGAGAGGAAGGCAGAGCAGAGCAATGACAAAACTGTGCAGTACGAGTCGCTTCATGTTTTCTTCCTCTGCGCTCTCCGCGCCCTCTGCGGTGAACCGTTTTGCTTCTCACCTACTCGGTCCCGCTCGCGAAGCCGAGCAGCGCGCGCGTCATCGGGCCGCCCGCGACGAGGAGTTCGGCAATCGCCTCCTCGAACTGTCGGTCGGTAACCACGAGTTCGGAGCCGGTCCCGTCGGCTTCGGCCGCGAGGACCGCGGCCTTACGGAGCAGTTCGCGGATGAACGCGGCACTCACGCCGTTCGTCCGGCGCACCCACACGCCCAGGTCCGCGAGTTCGAGCTTCAGCCCGCGGCTGTAGAGCTCGAACAGCCGGTGGCGGCACGCTTCGTCGGGGAGCGGAACTTCGATGGCCAGGTCGATGCGCCCGGGCCGGGCCGCGAGCGCCGGTTCGAGGAAGTCCGGGCGGTTCGTGGTGAGGATGAAGAGGATGTCCGCGTCTTCGCCGAGGCCGTCCATCTGGTTGAGCAACTCGAAGAGCAGCGCGTTCGCACCGACCGACTGCTGCTCCCGCTCGGTGCCGATGAGGTCCACGTCTTCGAGTACGATGGTCGCCGGTTCGAGCAGGCGGGCGAGCGCGCACGCGGTCTCAATGGACCCGACCGCGCCGCCCGTGAGCACCAGCACCGTGCGGCCCGTCATTTGCGCCGCGAGGTACATCGCGGAGAGCGTTTTGCCGGTGCCGGGTTTGCCGTGCATCAGGATGCCGCGCTTCAGGTGCCGGCCCGCGGCCTTGAGCCGCGCGGCGTGCTTGCTCAGCCCCATCGTCTGCCGCTCGATCCGGGTCAGCAGCTCTTCGGGCAGGATCAGGTTCTCGCGCTTAACATCGGGCAGTTTGTGGAACCGAACCGTCGTGCTGCCGTAGCAATTTTGCTCGACCGAGAGCACCTTCCCGCGGAACGCGGAACCGTGGCGGACGCCCTTCACGAGCTTGCGCGAGAACCGCTCGGCCGCCTCACGATCGGGCGCCATCACCGCAACCTGAAGCCCCTTGTCGGGCCGGTACGTCTCTTCTTCCGCGAGGAGCATTGCAACGGGCTTGCCCTCGTCGCGGAACGTATACAGCCCTTGTTTCACGCACGCGAGCCGCTGTTCGTCGGCGAGTTGTACGTCGACGAACTCGACCGGCCCCTCTTCGTACCCCTTCGCGGTGGTGGGGCGCGAGAGCTTGGCGAGCGACGCGCCGGAGTACTGGCTGGGCAACACGACCCCGACGAGCGCCGCGTCCGCACCCACGAGCAACTCCTCGGTCGTGAGGTGCAAGTTCGCGCGGTCGTAACTCTGGAACGTCTGTTCGAGGACCGGCAGCTTCGAGGGATCGGTGCCGAAGTGCTTGCGGAGCCGGGTGAAGAGGGACGGTTTCGGTGCCGGTTTCTTGGGCTTCTTGGTGACTTTTGTTTTCTTCGCCATTGCGGACCTTTGCGAGTCGTTTGGGCGGGATGGAACTCGCCGGACGGACGCCGCGAACGCGCGCCCGGTTCGCGGTCAGAACAGTTCTTCGATGACGCGGCCGACCGGCGCGAGGCCGAGCCCCGTAATCTGTTCGCTCGTGAGACCGACCTGGTTGAGCACGGTCGCGTTGAGATCGACGGGCGAGAGCGGCGAATCGGCCGGTTTGCCGGCGCGGGCGTCGCTGGTGCCCACGAACCGCCCGCCCCGCACCCCGCCGCCCGCGACGAGCGCGCTGTAGCACCCGGGCCAGTGGTCCCGCCCGGCCTTGTCGTTCACCTTCGGCTCGCGCCCGAACTCGCCCACCGCGAGCACCAGCGTGCTGTCGAGCATCCGGCGCTCGTGGAGGTCGGTGAGCAGCGCGGACATGGATTGATCGAGCCAGGGGGCGTGCCGGTCCTGCATGATCTGGAAGTTGCGGTAGTGGTGGTCCCACCCGCCGTCGCCCGAGTCCTCTTCGGCCTCGACGTGGTCGCTCCAGTTCACCTGCACGAACGGCACCCCGGCCTCGACCAGCCGGCGCGCGAGCAGGCACGACTGCCCGAACCGCGTGCGCCCGTAGGCGTCCTTCGTCGCGTCGCGCTCCTTCGACAGATCGAAGCCGGCCGCGGCGGTGGGCGAGGTGAGCATCGCCAGCGCCCGCGCGTGGTACTCGTCGATCGTACCCGTGGAGCCGATTTGGTTCACGCGCCGGTCCGCGCTCCCGAGCGCGGCGAGGAGTTTCTGCCGGTCGGCCACGCGCTCGGGGGTGAGATCGGGCGGGAGTTGCAGGGCGGGAATCTTCGTGCCCGTTGCGGGGTCGTACTCCAGTCGGAACGGGTCCCACCCGCCGCCGAGCGGCCCGCCGCCCTCGCCGATGATCGCCTTCTTCCCCTGGTGCAACTTTCCGCCAACCACAAAGAACGGATGAATCGCACCCGTAGCGCCGGTGGATTTGGCTCCACTGAGGGCCTTCGCAACGATCGAACCGAGCGCGGGGCGCGGGGAACCTTGCAGCGGCTTGCCGTCCAGCCCCGTACCGCCCGCGGCGCTGCCCGTTAGCCCGATGGTGCCCGCGATGCCGTGGTCGTTCGATTGCGTGGTGAGCGTGCGAAGGACCGCGAGTTTATCGGTGTGTTGCGCGAGTTGCGGAAACAGTTCGCAGAATCGAACACCCGGGATCTTCGTCGGAATGGTGCCGAACGGCCCGCGGTAGTCGAGCGAGGCGTTCGGTTTGGGATCGAACGTGTCGAGCTGACTCGGCCCGCCCCAGAGCCACAAGAGGATGACGGCCTTCGCCTTGGCGCCCTCCCCCTTCCCCGCGGCGCGGGCGCGCAGCAGGTCCGGGAGCGCCAGCCCCAAAACGGACGACGCACCGACTTGAAGGAACGCGCGCCGGTTCAATCCGGCGCAAGTGTGGGTCGTTCGACGGCCGACCAGGAGCATGGGGAGAGACCTCCGCGGGTGCCGCCATTATCGGGGCACAACCACGCAGGCACAAGCGCCGGGAACAGAATGACCGCGCGTTCTTTGTTGAACGCGCGGCCCGGCACGACACAAACGGGTTACTTACCCTGGTGAATCTGCTCGAAGCGGGCCGCGACGCTGGCGAACGCCGTGACCACGGTGGGGTCGAACTCGCCCTCGGACTCGGTGGAGATCAGTTTCACGGTCTGCGTGTGGCTCAGCGGCGGGCGGTGCGGGCGCCGGCTCCGCAGCGCTTCGTACACCGCGGCCAGGGACACCACGCGCGCCGCGAGCGGGATCTCGTCGCCGACCAGACCGTCCGGGTAGCCGCTGCCGTCCCAGCGCTCGTGGTGGCTGCGGGCGACCTCCGCCGCGACGTCCAGCCCCTGAACTTCGCTGCCGTAAGTTTGCGCCACCCCGACCAGTACCTCCGCGCCGATCGAGCAGTGCGTCTGAACCACCGACCGCTCGGAGGCGTCCAGGCGCCCGGGCTTCAGCAGCGTGTGCCGCGGAACACCTAGCAACCCGATATCGTACATCGGGGCGACCGCGGCCAGGATGTCCGCGTACCGCTCGTCCTTCAGTTGCAGATAGTGGCCCGTATCGGGCAGCGCCCGGCACAGCGCCCGGACGTACCGCGTGAGGCGCTGCCACTGCCCTTCCGCGGCCAGTTGGGTCTCGGCCAGCAACCGCGATACGGTGAGCGAGAGCGTCTCGGCCGCGACCGGCCGCGTGGAGCCCACCGGAGGCGGGGTGAGGATGGTATCGGAATCGCTCGACTTCGCGGGGCGCCGCATAATCAGCGCCCGCACCCGGGACAGGAACTCGACCGGCGCGAACGGCTTGCTGATGAAGTCGTCGGCCGACGAAACGGACAGCCCGCCGAGCGCCTCGGCCGGCAGGTCGCCGGAGGTGATGAGCACCTTCATGCGCTCGGAGTCCAGCCCGGCGGACCGGACCTTCTCCACGAGTTCCGGGCCGCTCATCCCGGGCAGCCCGACGTCCACCACCGCGAGGTCCGGCGGGTCGCGGGTGATTTCCGTCAGCGCGGTCTCGCCGTCCTCGGCCTCGCGCACGTCGTACTGGTCCTGGAGCAGCGCGACCATGAGCGCCCGCACGCCGGGGTCGTCTTCGACCAGGAGCACGCGCCCGCGCCCCAAGCGCTCCTGGCGCGAGCTGCCGGCCGCGGGGGTCACGCCGTGCGGCAACCAGAGGGTGAACCCGGTGAGCGCGGCGGAGACCGTGCGGGCCGACGGGAACCGCATCTCCGGGTCCGGCTCCATCAACCGCGACACGAGATCGGAGACTTCGGCCGGCACCTCCGGGCGCACCCGGCGCACGGCCATCGGCACCGTCGTGAACCGGCGGTGCAGGTCCTGAACCGGGTTCCCCGATTCTGGGTACGGGTCGCGCCCGGTGAGGGCCCAGTACAATGTCGCGCCGAGGCTGAACAGGTCCGCGCGGCTGTCCACCGAGTGCGGGTCGCGGGCCTGCTCGGGGGCCATGTACCCGATCGTGCCGAGCACGACGCCGGGCTCGGTCATCTGCTGCGTCGGGAGCCGGGCGAGCCCGAAGTCGAGCACCTTGGCCTGCCCGTCCGGGGTGACCAGCACGTTACTCGGCTTGATGTCGCGGTGGACCAGCCCGTGGCGGTGCGCCTCGCCGAGCGCGTCGGCCACCTGGCGGAACAGCTCGCAGGCCCGCAGCGCCGGGAGCGGGCCGCTGTCCCGCACCAGCGTGAACAGGTCCTGGCCGGGGATCAGTTCCATTACGAAGTATTCGCGCGCCTGGGTCCCGGCCCGCGTGTGCCGGCCCGCGTCGAAGCAGGTGACGATGTGCGGGTGCTGGAGCCGGGCGACGGCCCGGGCCTCGCCGTAGAACCGGTGGATCAGGCGCGAGCTGACGTCCGTCGAGCGGGACATCACCTTCAGCGCCACCTGGCGC is from Gemmata palustris and encodes:
- a CDS encoding DUF1559 family PulG-like putative transporter; translated protein: MPVRVSLPLPARTEQRGRKGFTLIELLVVIAIIAILIGLLLPAVQKVRDAAARMSSQNNLKQMGLAMHNLAGNQSDQFCAGWGGLRSTTSTGDPVRPWTWHILPYIEQDNAAKNAATTTVMKTYTAPNDASFVSGQPLTSYSGNGLVLGIVNPLLTAPVVNTGTPSYTAKLYSMNSPGDGTSNTLLFAERYAVTTTGSGTVMYSGVTGATPQATLTHVYGPHLWFPTGATPSQVVFLPQFIASPAQPFPFQSKPANNIADDRVPQGMSSGTMSVAMCDGSVRGVSASVSNQTWTFVCDPYDGNVLLSDW
- a CDS encoding efflux RND transporter periplasmic adaptor subunit, with product MRAALFVLVAGLLFPPAGMRAEDPSKGWEFTGRTQTSAVDVRAQVTGHLTRVAVREGDAVAKGDLLVELDSRPYRLALNAAQARLKVAEAKLQVSKITAANAKKLLENKVISPDELGLNTAAEAALIVAKVEVERVELTLSWTRVTAPFTGRVSRLQATEGGLVTADQTQILTVVATEPMYVSFNVPESLLLQLRRDGLAEPSKLGVAVGFAGDQGFPHEAKLDLIAPEVDPKTGTARFRATVPNPKGLLSPGMSARVRLIPLPK
- a CDS encoding amidophosphoribosyltransferase; translation: MDELHHECGVAALYYLPQNGDKSPVWTGAPDQVSRLMPRMLLDLQNRGQLAAGMATYNPERDKLIDTYKDIGTVIEAFRINEPAKYASIMEDYAGRAAIGHTRYATCGGQTRSYAQPFERRDGCKWKWFAFAFNGQLTNFAELRTQLLQNHDYHLTRDNDTEVIMHYIAHEMRGGQRPDLVDVFRRLATKFDGAYNLTFLNAMGDMVVLRDPVGIRPLVYAQDGPMFGAASESVALQNLGFRQASIKSLAPGELILIQNGELSVHRFAESKRTAHCFFEWIYFANVASTLDERSVYLSRARLGHELAKQERELNRVPLDPSETVVVPVPDTGKAAADAMAFSLGIPSVEGLIRNRYIGRTFIEGGNRADKVRLKFTPLREVLHGKKVLLVEDSIVRSTTLQSLLKHLRDQGGAAEIHVRVACPPILSPCFYGIDMSTVKELFAPKFMAGKVPTVAEQDAMAKSLGADSLFYLPVDAVARCIDLPTSTLCRACITGDYPTPAGEQMYQLSLRKHAVGDTDGRTYERPNEPFMCSVNDNGRT
- a CDS encoding putative adhesin, which encodes MSKKDILRGDVEYAPIEVGSWIYVWTPGGQKPQPDRSRACMISAHGETSLITSGAGAPKHVYLAYYCPHGSNISGSSLMLSATRQLKVKELFGPGQAKQDYKLTKYQGSHSGANETYGKIQTGVHRRAREKDVEKNHAESKRLLQKRSVEDWERSRLEGMSMVKDVVYDIVTIRNRLFSFGTPTLFSVVADLEKAGFYYSTVHCFFCRGFGKDDDENYRAERRN
- a CDS encoding DUF6065 family protein — its product is MPENANELIAYSLHPNQPADVFPEPAPIPRDWMDGAHQRHPYRCLPLVIANQCGWVLRSPVGFEAYWYGGPGKGDLELRFDRPDNRIVSHFGSGVITFTIPFLFRTPPGINLWVKGPANWIKDGVQPLEGVVETDWLASTFTMNWKMTRVCEWVRFEQGDPFCMLVPVPRGLIEGFVPRVVPIETEPELQKQYKQWEESRSGFLVGLTTQNPEAVARGWQKDYFQGKTIDGKAVESHQTRLSVKPFQESPKS
- a CDS encoding transposase — protein: MRRGYSTITPAVVHALTRRTLERALGWTDYKRSVTRTQLLDLVLLIAGTTRTLFAVVTRYFGFSHETARQAMHANRGSRDQLTARLVDALHQVAGFTRRDRRRRWTCAIDVHYVPFYGDRSTPGIIGGPKKAGTSFFHAYATGVLIHKHRRYTVGLMSVTKGTKPHQQVQTLLDQVAARGLTVRGVVLDAGFDSGETLLLLQERNLSYTVPMRKKGTGTNRRNASYTQPHGTITTMEWVTEKSRKAVSTRVLVWQRKGESHARVYAFRGWGDATAVSEANRARLGRRRYRERFGIETSYRQKNQARGWTTSTNPEYRLLLEGVALLLRQVWVYLTLRIARARGLAPTAWVAQFPLAEMLDWLTQRIRSRYPRTRCITLPHNTLTTNATP